In the genome of Camelus bactrianus isolate YW-2024 breed Bactrian camel chromosome 18, ASM4877302v1, whole genome shotgun sequence, the window GTGTTTGTAGGTACACCCAGATCCTCGCACTGTGTCTGTGCTCAGTGCACCTTTATTGATGAATGAGCTGGAAATGGTATATTCCCATTTCGTGCTTTCTGCCCCAACTCCGCTGTTACCTGACTCCATTCCTTTAGGTTTGCAGGAAGATTTGGCTGGGTCTTTTTGATGCTCGGACATCTTTAATACCAGATTCCAGGGATCCTCAGAAGGTGAAGGAGTTTCTTCAGGAAAAATATGAGAAGAAGAGATGgtaaggagaaggaaagagatggCTCTGGACACGTGTGTCCCAGACATGCTTCATCTGACAGTCCAGTTTCCAGAGCTGAATTGAGGCTTCTCCCAAAGGCCAGTTGAGGGTGGAATCTATTCCACTCACATGCTAAAGTTAGGGCTAAATTCTGACTTCAAAATAATAAGGGTACAGGAAAGAGCAACTTGCTCTCGATCACTAACCTGGCCGATTTGATGTCCCTTCTTTCGGGGAGATGGCCAACTGAGGGGAGAGCTCAGCCCCCTACCAGGGAGTGTGGCTTAGTTTTATACAGCTCAGCTGATCTCATTTATGGAGCGAGGCAGCTGGGAGCACATGTCCTATAGCTTTATACTGTTAACCCAGGATTTATAGGTACCCTGTTTTCCTGCTGAGGAATCGGCATCTCTTGCCTTTCCTCTCCCCAGGTGTCACTTCCCATTGTTTGATTTCTGGGGTGTGTGCATGTTGAGGGGTAACTGTGGGGTGGAGAAGAGAATTCAGGGAGCAAGGAGACTGGTGGGGGTAAAACAGCATTTTGGAGTCCCTCCAGGGGTGTCCTCGGGACAAAGAAGGCACGTCCCAAGGAGAGACCACATCCACTGTGGAAGGGGATTCCATCCGGAGTAGCAGGGGCCGGCAGGATAGACTGTGAGCACTTGGAAGATGAGGCGGCAGGAACTTTTTCTGTGGAGCTGAGAAAAAGGAACCTGAAGACTCCCCCAGGAGATGAGAGGGGGAACTTTGGGAGGAAGTTGAAGAATAGGCCCGCCTGTCCATCAGCACCACTGCAGGTGTTTATTTCTTGAAGCCCAGATGGTTTGAGTGccagaaagaggagggagagaagaggggaaaacagGCAGAAGCGAAGAGCAAAGTGAACATTGCTGTAGGGAAAGAATGAACATCTGACAGTAAAGGGGGAGCTCAGGTGGTGAGGCAGAACTTTGCTAAATTGCTAAATTCCCTTTAGTTCAAAAAAGAATTAGTAGGGAAAATGCGAGAGGACTTTGACTGCTGTAATCTGTGTTTTCTCGAGTATGTAAGCTGAGCAAGGCTCAAGGTTTTACCCTCTCCTTTCAGCCTAACTGTTCTTTCTTAAAGGTATGTCCCCCCAGACCAAGTCAAGGGGCCTGCTTATAGCAAAGGCAGTGCCTCCACCCCTGTCCAGGGCTCCATCCCGGAAGGGAAGCCCCTGCGGACACTTCTGGGGGATCCCGTGTCATCTCTCTCTGCTGCTGCCTCCACCTCCAGCCAggtaactctcagatctgaaggTTAACATTATTTTGGGATTTGGGAGATGGTGTCAGTTTCCTAGGTCAGATCCCCTGGACTTAGCAGCCAACGGTACAGGAGGTGTGAGTTGGTTCTCAGCCCTGCTGTTACCTGTCTTGTATCTCTTACCTTGGACTTGCATGTTTTGGAAGAAAGAACCCAACAAGAAGTGGTATTTAGGGAAGTCAGAGTATCAACTTCAAATCTGACCCTTCCTCTTAAGGGAAAACGGAGAGGTCAGGACACTGCTTCAAGCACCTGGGAAAGACAAGGAGGTGACAGCCGCAGGGGGACTGTTGGGCAACATCCCTGTATATCTCAGGGCCACCTGGACTAACATGCTCTAAAGTGTGTGGTATCCGGAGCTAGTGGACTGAGAAGACAAGAGTTAGGTATGAGACGGGCAAAGACAGCTTCTGCCCGAGAAACCTCTCGGTTGAGGGcagtttctccctctcttctctctccacttGCCTATCTGGGGGCAGCCCGGGGAGCCATGCAGGGGCCTGGGTCATGTCTGGGATTCCAAATGCTGTATGTACTGCCTTCTCCTCCAAGTCTGTCAGTCAGTCTCAGCCTCGGACATCGCAGCCCCGGAGCGCTCAGCCGCCTCCCCACTCCTCAGTCAAGGCCAGCACTGATCTGCTGGCTGACATCGGTGGGGACCCCTTTGCTGCGCCCCAGGTGGCACCAGCTTTTGCTGCATTTCCAGCCTTTGGGGGTAAGTGGGACTTGGGAGGAGAACCTTCCTACAGCATAGGCACCCGTAACACAAGGAATTCACTCCCTTGGGGTGACCAAGATTCATGTGGCTGGCTCATCATGGGACTGAATGTGGCGGTAATTCTGAAGCATTGCAGCCGGAATGGTGGGGGTTAGACAAGGACAGCAGGGAGGATGTTTGGGAGTTTGGCCATGAAGCATTACAGCTGGGGGCTCCTAGCACTTCTGTTTAGAACTCTAGAAATAGCTTTTTTATTACTTTCCCTCTCTGTTaagttggggggaggggattGTTACATGTTCCATttcccctgccctcttcccagaGATCAGCACCAGCCAATAGAGGGTTGAACCAAGTGGTTATCtagtttccctttttccttttttaagcctTTTCCCAccaacaaaaattttttcacatgATTCTGCCCAGACTAGGTGCTgacaaaaatgttaataatgcCTCATGGAGTAAGGATGAAAGCGGGGAATGAACTTGGAGGCCCCTGAAATGCCCTTTCCCTCGCATGTGTCTGGCTGTCTGCTCTAGGCTTCTGCCACCTCCCTTTGAAGAGGAACCTGTGGGAAGGCAGATGTCCCATTGAGTGGCCTTTGGCCTTCGGAATTAGTCTACGTGATGTAGATTACACATACGTTCTATGTAAATATAACCTGTGTATCCTCTCCACCCGTAGGCCAGACGCCTTCCCATGGGGGCTTTGCCAACTTCGATGCCTTTGGCAGTAGCCCCAGCTCTTCTGCATTTGGAAGCCTTCCTCCGGCTGGCCAAGCCCCCTTCCAGGCCCCACCGGCACCCCCAGGTAAACTCTGcccctctggcttctttctctctcgTAACTGCGTCTGGTTGTCCACACCCGTATTCGCCCTTCATTCACATCTGCACCAACCCAAAGAACTGAACAAAGAGAGGAAGCTCCAGGGGGAGGATGAGAGGAGACTGACGAGATGCTTGTCAGAGGAAGGGGCTCTCATTCTGTTTTTTCATGTAAGGAAAATGGCTACAACCGCAGCAGGAACTGTGCAGGTTGTGTGCCAGGAGGCTGCTGACTGGGAAGTGTGGGAGACCTGAGACCTAGAAAACTTGAGGACATGACCTTTCCCCTGGAGTGCTCTGACTGTCTCTGCTGTATGCTGCTCATGGGGCGGGGTCAGCGTCCAAGGTGGTCCCCAGAAGTCCTCACGCATCCTTCTTGGAACAGAACCTGCAAACTTTGTGTCGTGCCATTCGTGTTATGAGATTGAAGGAGAGTCCAAAGGCCACCTTAAAGCATTCGGTTCCTCCCTAAACTCCAGACATCAGTCTTCAGAGCTTTCAGGCTGCCCCCTTCCTTTGGACATCCTGCACACcagtgggcagcccgagcactgTGTGTGAAGACTTGGGACAGCCGGTGACTTACacaatctctctctccccctcccctccccaccttttccctCCCCTACCCTCACTACCAGCCAGTCGGATGCTAACTGGAAGTTCCAGCTTTGGTAAGTTATTCCACCCGCCCCGCACTACAGCCTGCCCGAGGTAGAAGCCTCTATCTCAGGTCCTCTGGCCCTGGAGTTTTGAGGTTTGAAAGGAACCCCTCAAATTTAGCCTTTTTACAGAGGAGGCAGCCCAGCAGTTTCCCTAGCTATGCAGCCCACAGagtggcagagcccagcccaAGTGCAGACTTCCTGACTCTgctctgcccacagccctcccACCGTGAACTGGTTGGtggtttttggttttaatttttttgtgtggaaCAAGAAAAGACATTTTATACTGATAAAAGTCAAAATTCACAGCAAAGTTCTCACATCATGAACTTAAAGTAACTGCCAGGGTAGCCTTGAAATTTGTAAAGCAAAAACCATTAGACACAGTGAAAATCTCATAAACCAACTGGAATAGATTCTCTCAGAAGATTAACAGATGGAGTAGAcagacaaggaaggaaggaagtagacCATTTGAGTAACACTTTAGCAAGTTTGACTTAAGAAATATAAGTAGAACTTTGTAACCAAAagacagaatatatatttttttcaaacatataGCCCTTTTAAAATTTGACCGTATACTAGGAAACAAAATCTCCAGAAGTTCTGACAAAAAGAAATTGCAGAGGTCACATTATTCTATATAGTAAAAGATGTCCTAAACAAAGATGTCCTAATAAGTGTTCCAAAACAATGTTTCATGTCCTTAAAGGCATGAAGCAGGTAGGGAGAGGATACACACTTAAAACATGGAAAATAGACAAAAAGCTAATAGCCATAATGTGCTCTTTAAAACTGCCATTAATAAGAAAGAATAATGGACAAGGGATGTAAGCAGCTaatagccagaaaaaaaaaaaaccatgaaaataTTCTCAATCTAACTGATcagggaaaatgcaaattagGGTAGGACAATAATTGTGCACATCATACTCACACAAACTTAAAAGATTAATCATGGCCGGTATTGCATGGGGAAATAGGCTCCTTTATAtgctgttggtaagaatgtaaattggtacctGAATAGTCAGTTTAACAAGAGAGAAGTATTCCCTGGAATGAGACCTGGAAAGGAAACAGCCTATTACAAGGTGGTTATAAATTGGTCCACCCAGAAATGCATTCCTAGTGCAACTGATTCCTTTAAAGAGAGAGCTTAATGGGCCAAGCCttaaaggagagaagggaggcatCAGCCCTGGAGACGTCCCAGGCTGAACCTGGGAGGGACCCTTTGTCCTGAGTCTAGTCACCTCCAAAGCAGACAGCCCAGGGCCAGACCCAGCACCCACCACCATGGATGAGCCCCACGCGGAAAGAAAGATCTCTGttttgcagttgaggaaactggCTCAACTTAGCCAGTGACTTGGCCAAAACCAAATGCCTGGCCAGCGGCAGATGCCATTCACTTCCGTGCACACCGTGATCACGAGGGTGTTTCTGTGCACGTGGCACAAAGAGCCACTGGGGAGGAAGTAGGAAGATTTGGGGGAGAGGTGGGTGTCTCTCCTGACAAGCCTGgtagtatttttatatttctgagggGGAGTGTGGAGAAGGGGAGGTTTCTAAAAGTGCAGTTTCCCTTGAAGCTGTTATCAGGCAAGTCTACAAATCCAGCTGTGTGCAGTGAGGCTCTGGAAGCGGGTAAGAAGCCAATGAGAGCGCAGGTATTCCTAGCGTTGGCCTCCCTTCTGAGAACGCGGGCCCTGGGTGGGGTGCCGACCCCTGCTGAGCAAGGGCCGGCTCTGCCCTCTAGTGTCCGCCAGGAGGCTCACAGCACTGTGGCCGCCAGACGAGAGCCCCTGCCAGCCTGGGAAGGCTGAGGACCTGGTCCTCGCCAAGGGGAGTGCCCTGACAGGAGGGCCCAGAACAGGACTGAAGAGTCAGACCCAAAGAAGGCCAGGGAGCCATGTTTGCTTGGAAATTTCCATGTACCTTGAGCCAGTCGCGCAAAGGCAAGGCCTGGGGTCTTGAGAAGCAGAAGACCCACCACCAGCCTGCTGGCTTTCCTTGCTGGCCTGGAGGTTGCAGAGGATTGAAGACCAGCGAGCGCAGTGACACTACAGCTGagcacagggctggggagggacagcAGCCGAGGGGAGTGCTGCCTTCCCCGTGCAGGCACTCCGGAAGCAGCACATCCCTGCAGCCTCCCGGCAGGCAGGCCTTGGGCCCCTGTCTTCCCTGCCGGGTTTCCAACTTCCCCCAGTTAGAGCCGGGTCCCCGCAGTTAGGCTCCGTGCCTGGCGCAGGGAAGACACCCTTCCCAGGAGGCTTTGGAGAAACTCACCCTTCGGAAAAGAAGAGCATAGAGATTCAAATTACAGTTCTGAGGCATTCGGGAAAAAGCCCCCAAATTTACAGACAAGAAATCGGTGCTGAGGTTTGAGGGGCCAGGGATTTGGGAAccaccctggctctgccctctccctccttgcCTGGGGTCCTtacttttcctttccctccttgtctctaagaaagaaaaggatcTTCCCTGGTCAAGGTTACCACCTCCTGTCCCACTCTCTACAAGGTTTTGTCCGCTCCACTCTCTTACCTGAATTTCACCTCAACCGTCTCCGCCTCTGCGGGCATGTTCCCCTTCTCCACAAATACGCTTCAGGTTGCCCCACAGCCATTCCTACCGAGTGTTtctgctgccctgcccctgcaGGTCTTgggcctcccctcctctccagggaGGGCGGGAGAACCCTGCAGTGGGCCCTGTCCTGTGAGCAGTGTGTCCCAGCCCTGATCTGAGGTCATGGTGTTGGGCGGAGGGGGGCTGTCTCCCCATGATGGGAGAGGAGGTGGCTCCGATGGGGGTGGGAACAGTGCTGGGGAGGCCAGAGATTTCTGCTTGTCCCCTCCAGTGCCACCTCCACACTCCGTTAGTCCCCAAGCGCCCAAGCCTTTCTACCTGTCAcagctcctctcccaccccctctaCCTGCCCCTTCATATGGTTTATCCATAAATGGAAATGCAGGTTTAGGGAAAGGACCAACTTTTCCATCTCTTAAGGAAAAAGTGGAAAGTGTAAGCCAGAGTAGAGCAGGAAGGATGATGACCCATGAGGAAGAACTGCTTTTCTCTCAGCAGTGGTAGTTTTGAGCGCTTAAGTGAATTGACAGGGGCTGAGTATCACGTTGCCTAGAATTCTCTGTGGGAGATAAGCCCTCCAGACCTGGACGATCGGGGGATGAACGGGCTGGCTCAAAGGACCCAGTTGGTGCcatcactcccctccctccccattgcACCCTCGCCTCCATCTCTCCTGCCCCTTCCATCCAGTCTCACCGTCTCACGCCAAGCACCCCATTTTACTGTTTTCCTGTGCTTGCCCAGGGAGCAGCCAGGTGACTCCATTTGGTGCCTCTCTGGCACCTGCCAGTCAGCCCAACAGCCTTGCAGATGTGGGCAGCCTCCTGGGACCCAGGGCATCAGCTGGAGGCATCCCTGGCAGGTAGGTCCAGCCACTGGTGAGCTCACCTTCAGGCAGGAGAGCCAGCCAAGAAGGCCTGGCCTGGCTTTTCCCAGGCCACTCAGCGCCTTGCATCCAGCAGGATGGGGTTTGCCATCTTCTGGTCCCCTGCCCAGCTTACCTCCTTGGTGCTGGATAATGGGCATGCCGACTTCTCTCTCCATGTCGCAGCATCTTCGGAATGGCCGGCCAGGTCCCCACGCTCCAATCGGCCACCACTGGTGGAGGCGGCAGCGCAGGGCTTGCCTTTGGAGGTGAGTCTCTTGTGTAGATACCCAGGGAGGGGATCCAAGGCCAAGAGGAAATTAGGGACTCTGGACAGGGAACGGGGTGGAGAGATGCACACCAGGACTGAGAGGAAGGATCAGTTATCACATTaaccaaatgagaaaaaaataactctctcttcctcccacctccaccctatTCCACCCCGAGCAGCCTTCAACCCTTTCACCACCCCTGCTGCTCACCCCCAGCTGCCTTCCACCAACCCGTTCCAGCCCAACGGCTTGGCCACAGGTAAGCCTCCCAGACTGTCCCCTGGCCCTGACTTTCTCCAGGACACAAATGCCCCTTCACACCCTTGCCCCCACCGTCAGGAGGAGCGCCAGGCAGCTTCCTGTTCACCCTTGACCAGCTCAGGCCAGACCCATTTAGTTTTCAGGCCACCTAGTGGCAAAAGGTAGAGGCATCCAAATCACCCAACCAGAATTTCAGAATTAGACAAAACAGACTGCCATTCACCTGAGCCTGTTCTGAAGGTTCACCTGTGACTGGTGGTGGCAGTGATTCTTTTTCCCCAACCTTCAGGCCTCCCTCCCTTCTGTGTCCCACCAGAAACCATGGCCCTGTTCCCTGCCCTCCTCAGCCAGAGTCCTGTGGTCTCctgtccctccccagcctctgcctttctctctccaAACTCACGCTCATGCCCCCctcctttttgctttttgattGTTCTCAAAAGCCTTGGGGCCAGGAAGAAAGAATGGCATTCCCCACCATGCTGACCCACGTGGCAGGCCCAGTGCTGAGGGCTTTCCGtccattatttaattttcacagcagTCCAAGGAAATAGGCATggtccccattttagagatgagagaactgaggtacagagagggcGAATGCTTTGCTTCAGTTGATGCGGGGTAACAGGTAGTAGAAAGCTGGCCCAGTTCCCCATTGTGCCCATGCTCATGACTGCCCTGCTGTGCAAGCCACAGGCCacgggcaggggaggggcaggtagGGCAGGATGTGTGGACGCTGAGGGCTCCCGGGGCTCATGCAGGGTCCTTCTACTGGGTACCTCTGGGGAGGGACAAACTATATCCCACTTCCCCGTCTTGGAGGGACCTAGGAAGAActcttccccagcctcccaggtgGAACCTCAGCTGAGCCTTGTGTCCTTCACTCCACAGGGCCTGGCTTTGGGATGAGCAGTGCTGGGCCTGGCTTCCCGCAGACAGTGCCACCCACCACGGCCTTTGccagtcccttcccaccgccACTTTTCCCCCCACAGACCCCAATGACTCAGCAGCAGAATGGTAAGggattcagtgtgtgtgtgtgtgtgcgcgtgcatgtgtgtgtgcatgataCAACTATGTATTAGGGAGCCAGACATCTGAGCTAGTTCCCTTTTGGACCAGTAGAGGGGACCAGGGAAGCAGCAGACCTGCCTGTGTCCTCTGTGCTCCACTTTTACTCCCGACTGTAGGAATCCCCCCTCTGGCCTCCTGCCTTGGGATGTAGCTGTGCGGCCAGCAGAGAGTCAGGGTGGAGTGGCCGGCACCAGCacgggagggggtgggggggcagggctTGTGTCTGCTGACTTTTTGCTTTTGCCTCCCAGGCTCTTCCTTTGGAGACTTGGGCTCAGCCAAGCTGGGGCAGAGGCCACTGAGCCAGCCAGCCGGGGTCTCCACTAACCCCTTCATGGTGAGTGCCCCAGGGCAGGCCATGCCCTGGCATGGGGCATGACCTTTCACGGGGGATTGGAGGGGTGCAGGATTGGTGGGTGGGGTTGGACAGAACccttccagaagaagagggcaacgTGGGACAGAGCTCAGATCCCCTCCTTGGGAAATTCTGCTGTGTCCCAGCCAGGAATGCGGGGGCCAGTTGAGGGGCCTCAGCTCTTCTGGGCTGTCGTCCTCCACACCTCCTGGGCCCTCCGCTTGCCTCCCTCACCTTCCACTTCCCTCAGCGCAGTAATTTTTAAGGAGAAGGGAATCCTGGGCTGCATTTCTTCTGTAGCCTCCAGGCTTTCCTCCCTATTCTAACAATTTGTGGTGGTTCTTGTTTCTTTCCAGACTGGATCCTCATCTAGCCCGTTTGCCTCTAAACCTCCTACCACGAACCCATTCTTGTAGCAATGTGTCCTCGGGGGCCTGTCTCTGGGGCCCCGCTACTCCCTGAAGCTCTGACGACCACTTGCCTGTGGCATTTCTGCGTGTCTGAGATGAGATGGCTCTTGCTTTGCAGGGTGGGGTCTTGGGGCTGGTGGAGGCGCTGATGCTTTGCTTGGGGCTTGCAGTGAAAAGGACGGCTTCCTAGGTCAGCTGCCCTAAgactccctccctgctccctccagcccccacccaggcaggaggcccaggaggagAGACACAGGTCCTGGCCTAGAGGAGCGACAGTGTCGTAATGCTGAAATTATTAATGATTTTGACAGTAACCCTCCTCCTCTCTGGCCATCAGCGTCCACAGGACTCCTTGACTCCCAGCCCTGTGGGCGGAGAAAGCCGTGGGCCCAGGCTGACCAGGCTCCCCTGTGGGAACAGCTCTCCCCCATGCCTGGCTTTCCAAGGCCGTTCTCCTCGTGGACAGCAGCACAGTAAGGAAAGCAGGGAAAAGGTGGAGATGAGGCGAGCCTGGTGTTGACGTGGGATGGAGACCAGACAGGCCGAGAAGGCCACGGGAGGCCAGAGTGCCTCTGCTGCCCTAGTGTGGCCAGCACGCCCTCTCTCCATGTTTTCGCTTCGCCAGCTCCCTCCCGTGTCCTGGGCACTCAGGATGCAGAGTTTCACCTACATATTTCTACATGCCCAACTTCTGTCAAGCACTTTAGTTAGCCATGGTGTCCTGTTTGGATAccagtgttttatatttatacatagggAGAGAATTTTCTATTGTAgcctattatatatatatatatatatatatatatatatatatatatatatatatatatatatacacacacacacacacacacacacacacagactcacacataGAGATCCACGCAGCCATTCTCCCTCCCAGACAGCTCTCTACACGGGGAATGGGATGCAGCCCCATCTGTGCCTGGACCAGCAAAGCCGGGGCTCCAGGGGTTGTGGGGGAGGGAGCCACAAGTCCCGACCACCCCAGAGCCTGGGCTTTTCCGAGGAAAGGCTTTGTGCAATTGGctgttttgttcctttcttttttccacatgcttcccctgccccccagcccccaaacCTCTGCACCAAAGCTGTTGCAAGCAATGTTGGAAAAGAACcgcatttgaaagaaaaaagactctCGTGGTCTTGTTCTGGGTCAGCTCGAGGGGCCGCATGTCAGTCCATGTGACTGCCCAGGTTGGTGATGATGCTGCTGGTGGCCCAGGACAGAGCCAGTCCCTGTGTGAACTGGAGTCCAGTTTTAGCAACGGAGGGAGCTGGGGCGAGGGGGACAAaggaggaggagccagcagggaggtgggctAGAACCACTCCGGGTCAGGTGCAT includes:
- the AGFG2 gene encoding arf-GAP domain and FG repeat-containing protein 2 isoform X2, producing MVMAAKKGPGPGGGVGGGKAEAEAASEVWCRRVRELGGCSQAGNRHCFECAQRGVTYVDITVGSFVCTTCSGLLRGLNPPHRVKSISMTTFTEPEVVFLQSRGNEVCRKIWLGLFDARTSLIPDSRDPQKVKEFLQEKYEKKRWYVPPDQVKGPAYSKGSASTPVQGSIPEGKPLRTLLGDPVSSLSAAASTSSQSVSQSQPRTSQPRSAQPPPHSSVKASTDLLADIGGDPFAAPQVAPAFAAFPAFGGQTPSHGGFANFDAFGSSPSSSAFGSLPPAGQAPFQAPPAPPGSSQVTPFGASLAPASQPNSLADVGSLLGPRASAGGIPGSIFGMAGQVPTLQSATTGGGGSAGLAFGAFNPFTTPAAHPQLPSTNPFQPNGLATGPGFGMSSAGPGFPQTVPPTTAFASPFPPPLFPPQTPMTQQQNGSSFGDLGSAKLGQRPLSQPAGVSTNPFMTGSSSSPFASKPPTTNPFL
- the AGFG2 gene encoding arf-GAP domain and FG repeat-containing protein 2 isoform X1, giving the protein MVMAAKKGPGPGGGVGGGKAEAEAASEVWCRRVRELGGCSQAGNRHCFECAQRGVTYVDITVGSFVCTTCSGLLRGLNPPHRVKSISMTTFTEPEVVFLQSRGNEVCRKIWLGLFDARTSLIPDSRDPQKVKEFLQEKYEKKRWYVPPDQVKGPAYSKGSASTPVQGSIPEGKPLRTLLGDPVSSLSAAASTSSQSVSQSQPRTSQPRSAQPPPHSSVKASTDLLADIGGDPFAAPQVAPAFAAFPAFGGQTPSHGGFANFDAFGSSPSSSAFGSLPPAGQAPFQAPPAPPASRMLTGSSSFGSSQVTPFGASLAPASQPNSLADVGSLLGPRASAGGIPGSIFGMAGQVPTLQSATTGGGGSAGLAFGAFNPFTTPAAHPQLPSTNPFQPNGLATGPGFGMSSAGPGFPQTVPPTTAFASPFPPPLFPPQTPMTQQQNGSSFGDLGSAKLGQRPLSQPAGVSTNPFMTGSSSSPFASKPPTTNPFL
- the AGFG2 gene encoding arf-GAP domain and FG repeat-containing protein 2 isoform X3, whose protein sequence is MGEQKQDRRGLNPPHRVKSISMTTFTEPEVVFLQSRGNEVCRKIWLGLFDARTSLIPDSRDPQKVKEFLQEKYEKKRWYVPPDQVKGPAYSKGSASTPVQGSIPEGKPLRTLLGDPVSSLSAAASTSSQSVSQSQPRTSQPRSAQPPPHSSVKASTDLLADIGGDPFAAPQVAPAFAAFPAFGGQTPSHGGFANFDAFGSSPSSSAFGSLPPAGQAPFQAPPAPPASRMLTGSSSFGSSQVTPFGASLAPASQPNSLADVGSLLGPRASAGGIPGSIFGMAGQVPTLQSATTGGGGSAGLAFGAFNPFTTPAAHPQLPSTNPFQPNGLATGPGFGMSSAGPGFPQTVPPTTAFASPFPPPLFPPQTPMTQQQNGSSFGDLGSAKLGQRPLSQPAGVSTNPFMTGSSSSPFASKPPTTNPFL
- the AGFG2 gene encoding arf-GAP domain and FG repeat-containing protein 2 isoform X4 gives rise to the protein MTTFTEPEVVFLQSRGNEVCRKIWLGLFDARTSLIPDSRDPQKVKEFLQEKYEKKRWYVPPDQVKGPAYSKGSASTPVQGSIPEGKPLRTLLGDPVSSLSAAASTSSQSVSQSQPRTSQPRSAQPPPHSSVKASTDLLADIGGDPFAAPQVAPAFAAFPAFGGQTPSHGGFANFDAFGSSPSSSAFGSLPPAGQAPFQAPPAPPASRMLTGSSSFGSSQVTPFGASLAPASQPNSLADVGSLLGPRASAGGIPGSIFGMAGQVPTLQSATTGGGGSAGLAFGAFNPFTTPAAHPQLPSTNPFQPNGLATGPGFGMSSAGPGFPQTVPPTTAFASPFPPPLFPPQTPMTQQQNGSSFGDLGSAKLGQRPLSQPAGVSTNPFMTGSSSSPFASKPPTTNPFL